One Streptomyces umbrinus genomic window, CCAAGTGGCTGCGCGACCTGGTGCCCTCCCGCTACTCCAGCTATCCGCTGCTGATCCGTCAGCCCGTGCTGCTCGCCCGTCACGCGCAGATCCAGCTCCAGCAGGAGATCCGGGTCGTGCGCACCGCGCTGCACAGCGCCCGGGCCGAGCTGCCCGCCCTGGGGATGCCGGAGTCCGTCATCGAGAACACGATCAAGCTGTACGCGGCCGAGCTCACGCAGTTGAACCACATCGCCCGGGGTGTCCGCGTCGTCTCGCAGGCCCTGGTGGAGAGCCACAACACGCGGCACGGCCACTGACCCGGGCACCCGCGGACCCGGCGCGTTCGCGACCGCGGACGCTCGCTAGTCTGCCGGGATGCGTGATGGGGGAAGCGGGAGCGACAGTGGCGTTGACGGGGGCGACGAGGAGACGTCCGTCGAACCTCGGGGCCGATTCGGATCGTTGACAAGGCACGTCTCGTTGCGGGGGCAACCGCGGAAGCGTCGCCGGGCCGTCGTCGGCGGAGCGGTGGTCGTTCTCGCCGCCGGGGTCTCCCTTCCGCTCGCGCTCGCCGACTCCGGGCACGACAAGCCCTGTTGGCGACTGCCCGCCTCGAAGCGGGCGCTCGCCGACGACGCGACGGCCGCCACGAGGGCACTGGATCCCGGCGAGGACCTCGAACGGCTCGGCTCGGTCAGGAAGCTGCTGGCACACGAGAAGGTGTGCGACGACGGCGCCCGCGTACTCGGCGAGATCGTGAACACGGCGACCCGTGCGAAGAGTTCCGGCACACCGCACACCCTGGCGCAGGCACGCGGCGCGTACGCGGTGGCGGCCGTCCTCCACAACGCGGAGATCCCCGATGGCCTCGCCCCGGGCGTGGCGCGGATGCTGGCCGAGTACGTGGTGGACTCGGGGCGCGACGACTCGATCAGCGACGACGACGCGAACCGCCCGGCGGTGCGCGCCGAGGAGGCCCAGCTCGACTCGGACGGCTACTCCCGGTACGGGCGCTTCCTGGCGGCGGGTGAGGCGCACGTGGTCTTCGAGCACAGCGACAGCTACGCGGACGCCGACGCGAACATCGAGTACCTCGTCGCCGAACTCGCCAAGGATCCCGAGGCGTTCGCGATCCTCTACGACGCCGAGCGCGCCTATTTCGCGTACTACCTGGAGCGGCTGACCGGCTCGGGGGGCGACCCCGACTTCCGCCCCTCGACCGACAAGCGCTTCGAGTCGACCCCGCAGGACTGGCCCGACAACGACATCCAGGACATGTCGGGCCGCATCGGCAACCTCATGAAGTACCGCGCCGCGTACGTCAGGAACGGGACGATCCCCGACCTCGCCGCCTTCGACAAGGCGGTGCGCGAGCACACGCGCGGCACGTTCCGCCCCGCGTCCCGGCAGCTCGACGACCGCCCGCCGATGGGTGACATCGCGGACCGCAAGGCCGCCGGTCCGGTGCGCGGCGACCTGATGGACGGCCGCCACCAGCTGTTCACGGTCCTCGAAGGATGGGCCCAGGACCGGAAGGTGTCCGCCGAACGCGCCGCCACGATGCGGCAGTTGGTGGACAACTGGTACGTACGGGCGCTGTGGATGACGATCTACTAGCGGACCACTGGCGGGCGGAGCCACCAGCGGTCAGAAGCGGAACCGGAGCCCGGAGCAGTCGCGGCGGTCCACCTGGTCCTGCGCGAACTGCTTGAACATGCGCCGCTCTGCGGCCTTGTCGACGCCGGGGATGTCGTCGGAGGCGCTGAGGGCGAAGTTGGCGGCCTCGCCGTCGCAGCGGGCGGTGGCCGTCGTCGACAGGAACTCGCCGTTGCTGTCCTCGAAGACGAGGCGGTTGCTCCAGTCGCCGTACCAGGCGACGAAGTACATCCCCTTGTCGTTCCCGCTGTCGCCCGACTCGCTGCTCAGGTCGCACTGTCCCGTCGGCGCGGAGTCGTTCATGCCCGCCTCGACGCGCCAGTCGCCGCTCTCCGGCAGGCCCGCCCTGGTCACCCACTCGCAGCCGGTGCCCTCGGCCCGGGTCAGCGGCACGCCCTTGGGCTCGTCCCCGAGGGCGGGCGGCACCGCGTTGCCCTTCGGTGCCTTGAGCGGCTCGGCACCGCAACCCAGCCGGTCCGAGGCCGAGTTGGCGAGCGCGACGACCGCCTGGTACGCGGCTCCCGGCACCCCGTACAGCGTGTCGCGGCCCATCCAGGTGCGTACCAGGAGCTTGCCCTGCCGCCCTTCGGCGTCCTTCGGGAGGTCCGGGCAGGGCATCAGGAGCTGGATCACGCCGAGGCGGTCGATGAACCCGGGCAGCCCCTCGGGCACCGCGGACTGCGAGGAGTACCCCTCCTCGGGAAAGGCCCGGAAGAACTCCCGGTCCTGGTCGTCGCGCCGGGTGTACGCCTCCATGCTGATGAGGCGTGAGTCGTTGACCTCATCGCCCTTCATGGTGAGGTCGCAGCCGTACGAGCCCAGCGCGCCGGTCTGCCGGGACTCCTCGCTCTCGAGGTGTGCGTCGTCCGGGGTGAGCCGGTCCACGACGTCCCGGGGCAGTGCCCCGCCGCACGCGCTGCCGGCCAGCATCCGGTCCTGTGCGTACGGCTCGGCCACGTACCCGCCGATACCCAGCACCACCGCAGCCGCCACCGACACCTTGATCCAGCGCCGCACCGTTCCGACCCCCGTCACACGCGCACCAGCGTTCGCTCCGGCCTCACGGCCGGGCACAGGCCAGGACCCTACTCGGCGCCTCGGACCGGCCCGCACCCGGTCCCGGCCGGGCATGGCACTCAGTTCCCTGATCGGAGCACACTGAGTGCCATACGACCCTCGTCCGGTGCTAGGTTCCCCACCATGAGCGAGGCACCCCGCCCTGACCAGGCGGCCGATGTGACACCTCCGAAGCCGCCGATGCGGGACTCCCTCGTCGCGGCGGCGTTCCAGCTGTTCCTGGAGCGGGGGTACGAGCAGACCACCGTCGACGAGATCGTGGCTCTCGCGGGGGTCGGACGGCGGTCCTTCTTCCGGTACTTCCCGTCCAAGGAGGACGTGGTCTTCCCGGACCACGAGCGCTGCCTGGCCGAGATGAACGACTTCCTCGGCAAGGACAACGGCAGCAACGACGGCGGGGACGCGGACGACCCGGTGGCCCGGGTCTGCGACGCCGCTCGCGTCGTACTGCGCATGTACGCCGAGAACCCGACGTTCTCCGTCCAGCGCTACCACCTGACCAAGAAGGTCCCGGGACTGCGGACGTACGAACTCTCGGTGGTCTGGCGGTACGAGCGCGCGCTCGCCGAGTATCTGCGCGGGCGCTTCGCCGGTCGTCGGGACGGGACGCTGCGGGCCGACGTGATCGCCGCGGCCGTGGTCGCCGCGCACAACAACGGGCTGCGGTCCTGGCTGCGTTCGGACGGCCAGAGCGACGCGACCGCGGAGGTGGACCACGCGCTCGCCCACGTCCAGCGGGTCTTCGGTTCGGAGCCCGACCCCGTCGGACCGGTACAGCGGCCGACCGACAAACCGGCGAAGGAGGCCGCGGACGACGACGTGGTCGTCGTCATCTCCAGGCGCGGCGCGCCGATGTGGCGGGTCGTCCAGGAGGTCGAGACGGCTCTTGGTCGAGATCCCGAATGATTGAGGGTACTGAGTGCCTTTACGCGTGACACTGCGTGCCATATTCTGAGCTCGTGCACGGCGCTCCGCGCACTTTCTCAGATTCCGGCCCAGCGCAGGGAGATGACATCGTGTTCCACCGAGGAAGCGGGACCACGACGGGCGTACTCGACCCGGAGACGACGACCAGCGGCCCGGCCGCCGAGGAAGGGCTCCTCTACCAGCGTTGTCGCTGGTGCGGGACCGCCATGTTCCACCGGCTGCTCTGCCCGGTCTGCCAGGGCAGTGACCTGCGCACGGAACGCAGCGCGGGCCTGGGAGTCATCCGCCACGCCACCGTCGTCCAGCGCAACACTCCCGGCGCGCGCAATGTGTCGCTCGTCGAGATGGCGGAGGGTTTCACCGTCCGGGGCCGGGTCACGGGACCGCTCATAGCGATCCGTACCGGCGACCGCGTCCAGCTCACCACGGCGTTGGACCCGGTCCGCCGCGAACCGGTCTTCAAGCTCGTCGAGGAGCCGTACACCGGCTGGCACTGACCGGCTCTCCCACCGGCGCGACGCGCGCGGCGGGTCCGCGGGGGACACTGGGCAGGGACAGGAACCCGCGGAGAGCGTGGAGGAGCCCATGCACGCCAAGGACATTCTCGTCGACGCGCACGGCCGCATCCGGGAAGAGGTCCATGCCGCCGTCGACGGCCTCTCCCCCGGCGACCTCAACGCCCGCATCGACGACGGGACCAACTCGATCAGCTGGCTGGTCTGGCATCTCACCCGTGTCCAGGACGACCACGTCGCCGACGCCTTCGGCCTGAAACAGGTCTGGCTGTCGCAGGACTGGCCGGACCGCTTCGCGCTGGGCCTGCCCGGCCGGGACACGGGCTACGGCCACACCCCGCGCCAGGTCGCCAAGGTCCAGGTCGACTCGGGCGACCTGCTGCTCGGCTACTACGACGCCGTCCACGAGCAGACGCTGGCCGCCCTGCGCGACCTGCGCGCCGACGACCTGGACCGGATCGTCGACGCGAACTGGTCCCCGCCCGTCACCCTGGGCGCCCGGCTCGTCAGCGTCCTCTCGGACGACCTGCAGCACGTGGGCCAGGCGGCGTTCGCACGGGGGATCCTGGAGGGCCGTTGAGGGCGGCCGTGCCGTGAGCACCGTTGGCACCGCCCTTCAGTCACGTCAGTCGCGGCGCGCCAGGAGCCGATAGGCGTTGGACAGACCCAGCCGGTGCGACAGGCGTTTGACCACGAACCGGTCCAGCAGGGTGGCCAGGATCAGGAAGGGCACCCCGGCGATCGCCATCGTGGTGCGCAGCGTCCGCTGCCGGCGGTTCGGCGG contains:
- a CDS encoding TetR family transcriptional regulator → MRDSLVAAAFQLFLERGYEQTTVDEIVALAGVGRRSFFRYFPSKEDVVFPDHERCLAEMNDFLGKDNGSNDGGDADDPVARVCDAARVVLRMYAENPTFSVQRYHLTKKVPGLRTYELSVVWRYERALAEYLRGRFAGRRDGTLRADVIAAAVVAAHNNGLRSWLRSDGQSDATAEVDHALAHVQRVFGSEPDPVGPVQRPTDKPAKEAADDDVVVVISRRGAPMWRVVQEVETALGRDPE
- a CDS encoding Zn-ribbon domain-containing OB-fold protein is translated as MVFHRGSGTTTGVLDPETTTSGPAAEEGLLYQRCRWCGTAMFHRLLCPVCQGSDLRTERSAGLGVIRHATVVQRNTPGARNVSLVEMAEGFTVRGRVTGPLIAIRTGDRVQLTTALDPVRREPVFKLVEEPYTGWH
- a CDS encoding mycothiol transferase, translated to MHAKDILVDAHGRIREEVHAAVDGLSPGDLNARIDDGTNSISWLVWHLTRVQDDHVADAFGLKQVWLSQDWPDRFALGLPGRDTGYGHTPRQVAKVQVDSGDLLLGYYDAVHEQTLAALRDLRADDLDRIVDANWSPPVTLGARLVSVLSDDLQHVGQAAFARGILEGR